GCGAAGGCATGGCCGGCATGGTCCACGCCAAGGAAGTCGAGATCGCCAAGCAGCTGGCCGATGTCGAGTTGCCCGAGGATCCCGCCCAGGCGGTGATGATGTGGTACGGCATCCTCAACCACCAGATCACCACCCAGCTGCGGGCCAAGGGCGAGGACGTGCCGGACCTGAACGGCGTGGCGGTGTCCGACCCGATCAACGCGGTCGAGTTCCTGTTCCCGAACTACTTCCTGCTGCCGATGTTCTCGAGCATGTCATCGTACCGCATCCGCCCGCTGGGTCCGGAAAGCTGCCTGTTCGAGCTGTGGTCGCTGACCCACGTGGCCGACGGCGTCGAGCACAAGACGCCGATGGAGCCGACCCTGCTGCCCTATGACAGCCAGGAGTTCCCGCCGATCCCGCGCCAGGACTATTCGAACATCCCGATCCAGCAGAAGGGCATGCACGCGGCCGGCTTCGACTACATGCGCCTGTCCAAGGACATCGAGGGCCTGATCAGCAACTACAACCGGATCATCGACGGCCACCTGAAGGGGGTCGCGCCGGACAAGCTGGCCTCGGCGACCAACCTGCTGGGCGGCAATTTCGACGGCAAGATCCTCGATCTCGGCTTCTGAGCCGTGAGCGCGACGCCCAAGCTGCTGATCTTTCTAAAGCGGCGGCCTGGGCTGAGCCGCGAGGCATTCCGGGACTACTACGAGGCCAACCACGTCCCGCTGTGCCTGAAGTACATGGCGGGCGTGGACCGCTATTTCCGGCGCTACCTGGAGCCCGCTCCCGGCATGCCGGAAATGGAGGCCGACGTGGTCACCGAGGTCTGGATGAAGGACCAGGCGGCGCTGGACTACGTGCTGGCCAACGCCGCGAAGGATCGGCTGCCGCCCGACGTGCTGGCCGACGAGGAAAAGCTCTTCGACCGATCCAAGTCCCGGTTCTGCGCCGTGATCGAGTGCGAAACCGACATGGCCGGCTGAGGGCTCGACCTAGCGCCCTAGAACAACGCTCAGGGGCCGCGCTCGTCCATCGACAAGCTCAGGATGAGGGCGACTGTTGTGACGGCTGAAGTCGAATTCCTCATCCTGAGCTTGTCGATGGACGAGGAATTCGCTCAGCGGCCGAACAAGCGCCCTACGGAAGTTTGGCCAGTTCCGCGTCGATGGCGTCCAGCTTGTCGGCCGGAATGCCCTTGGGGTTCATGGCGTTGAGCTCGCGGAAGGTCTTGCCCTTGGCCATGACCATCCGGAGGTCTGACGAGATGCCCGGAAACTGCTTTTCGACAATGGCCTTGGCCTGCGGATTGGCGAACAGGTCACCGACCGTGGTTTTCTGGGTCGAGAGACTGCCCGCGTGGGCGACCGACAGCGGAGCCACGGCGATGCACGCCGCCAGAACGACGACTTTGAGATTCAACGGCATGTATTCCTCATCCATGATGGCGCGAAGGCGCAACCGATGACTTGATCGGCGCCTGGCGAATTGAGTGAAATTGCAAATATTCCCCACGGCGGAGGCCACTATACTCGCCGCCCGCACGAAAATCGGATAACACGTTACTCGAAAGTAAACAAGCACGCTCCGGGGTAAATTCAAGACCTCATGCGACGAGATGCACGAGCGCCGTCCTAGTCTTCACCCCACAGCGCCTCGGCCGCCGCCAAGGCCTGCCCGCCCCGACCGCCCAGTTCGCCGATCAGCGCCTTCAGGCGGTAGGTCCACAGGTGCAGCGGGTGCTCCAGGGTGATGCCCATCGCGCCCAGGAACTGGTGGAAGTCGTAGACCGTGGCCCGCGCGCTCTCCTGGGCGTGCAGGGCGGCCAGGGCCGCGTCGCCGGCGTCCAGCGTGCCCGCCGCCTTCATCGCCAGCCAGTACACGCCGTTGGCGCGCACCTGGGCCTCGGCCAAGCGGTGACGCAGCGCCTGGAACGTGGCCAGGGGCCGGCCGAACTGCTGGCGGTCGGTGACATAGGTCGTGACGCTGTCCAGCGCCGCGCCCAGCAGGCCCGCGGCTTCCGCCGCGATGGCGACGCGCCAGCGGGTCGTGACCGCCTCGGGCAAGACGTCGTGCGCCGTGGTCGCGACCACCGACGGGTCGATCAGCAAGGTTCCCATCGGATAGCCGAACAGCGTCTCCTCTGCCCGGACCTGATCTTCCGTCGCGACGAAGCTGGAGACCTTGTCCTGGCCCACTACCAGCACGGTCGCTCCAGCCTTCAGGAAGCGGATCGGACGCTTGGCCTTGCCGGCCTCGACCACGCAGAAGGGGCGCGGCAGATCGGGAAACAGCGGGCGGATCAGGGCGCTGGCCGCCGCCTCCACCGCGAAGGGCAGTCGCGCCAGGCGCTCGACCACCAGGGCGGCCGAGCCGGCGCCGAGATCGGGGTCGAAAGCGACGTCCAGGAAGCCGCCCTCGGCGAGCTCCTGATCCAGCCTGTCGCTGACCAGGGCGAAACCGGCGTCATGCAGGGGCGCGGCGGCGAACGGACGGGCCAGCGAGTCCACGGCGTCGAGGATCGCCGTCTGGTCGGACGTAAGAGCGAGGTCCATCAGCGCGGCTCCCGGGGCAGCTTGAGCACGTCGGTGGCGATGATGTTCAGCTGGATCTCGGCGGCGCCCGCCGCGATCCCGGCGACGATCCCGCGCTGGTGGTGCATCTTCAGATAAGGGTGAGCGTCGGCCAGGGCTTCCGGCAGATACTCGACGACGAACTCGGCGACCCGGCGCTCGGCCATGACGGTGGCGAAGCGCGCCGAGCTCGACTCCGCTCCGATAGCCTCGCCGCGACAGCGCCGGTCGATGATCGCGTAGCTGGCCATCCGCGCCGCCTCGCACAGGGCCGCGCAATGGGCGGCCTCGATCTTCACGGCCTCGCCGGCGAACTCGTCCTGAGCCTTCAGCACCTGGACGGCGCGATCCAGGGCCGCGCGAGCCAGGGCATAGCGCGGGATGCCCAGCCGCTCGTTGGTCAGCGAATAGGCGATGATCTCCCAGGCCTGGCCCTCTTCGCCCAACCGCGCCGAGGCGGGCACGACGCAGTCGTCGAAGAACACCTCGTGGATGTCGCCCTCGCCGATCAGCGACGGGATCTGGCGCACGGTGATGCCCGGCGTGTCCATCGGGACCAGCAGGATCGAGATGCCCTTCTTGCGGTCGTCGCTGGTGCGGCAAACCAGAAAGCAGGTGTCGGCCAGGCCCGCATAGCTGGTCCAGATCTTCTGGCCCGAGACTCGGTAGCTGTCGCCCTCCAGCACCGCGCGGGTGCGCAGCGAGGCCAGGTCCGACCCGGCCCCCGGCTCGGAGAAGCCCTGGCACCACAGGGCCACGCCGTCGGTGATCGGCGGCAGATATTGCGCCTGCTGCTCGGGCGAGCCGTAGCGGATCAGGGTCGGTCCCACCCAGTTGACGTTCATGTACTGGCCGCCGCGCGGCTCGCCGGCGATCCACATCTCCTCGGCCAGGATCGCCTGGTGCCAGGGGTCCAACCCGCCGCCACCGATGTCCTTGGGCCAGTGCGGCGTCAGAAGCCCCTCGTCGGCCAGCTTGCCGCAGAAGGTGCGCGCATATTCGGTCAGGGCCGGCGAGGCCGGGCCGTGCTGCGAGAACCGCTCCCAATCGTCGGGCAGGGTGGCGGCCAGGAAATCCTGCAGTCGCTTGCGGAAAGCCGCCTCTTCGGCGGTCCATTCAAAGTTCATGGGGCTCTTCGTTTCGCAAAGGGCGCGGCCCTGTTTCGTGAAGGATTATACGAACCCGTCGGGCCGCGCCGCGCCGGAGCGGTCCGCCGGCCAAAAGAACGCCGTGCCGATATGGCGCCCTCTTGCGTGGGCCGGCGAAGGCGCCGCAAGTCTGGCCCATGACCGACCCCGTCTTCATCGCCGTGGCCAAGACCGACGAGATCGCGCCCGAGACCGCCAGGGAAGTCGAGATCGGCGGGCGCTCGATCCTGATCTGCCACAGCGACGGCCGGTTCTTCGCGATCGAGAACCTGTGCTCGCACGCCGAGGAGCCCCTGGCCTGCGGACGCCTGAAGCGCGGCTGGATCTCGTGCCCGGCCCACGGCGCGCGGTTCGACCTGGAGACCGGCGAGCCGCTGAACCCGCCCGCCACCGAGCCGCTCAAGACCTTCCACCTGCGCGTCGTCGGCGACGTCATCGAGGTCGCCCTCTAGCCAGCCCGCCCCATCGCCTTGCCGATATCGCCCCCCAGGCCTTGCGGCGTTCCCCGCAAATAAGGCCTAGCGTGGAGTCAGCTTGGAGACCCGGCTTTGACCGACGCGCTTGAAACCCTGAGGCATGACGTCCGCGCCTGGCTGGAGGCCAATGCGCCCAAGGACTGGCGCGCGACCTGCACCAGCCACGAAGGCTTCCTGGCGACCCAGCGCGGCTGGTTCGCCAAGCTGGTGGAGGGCGGCTACGCCGTGCCGCACTGGCCGGCCGAATGGCCCGGCGGCGGCCAAGGCCTGGCCGAGCAGAAGGTGCTGTACGAAGAGCTGGCCCGCGCCGACACCCCGCGCCTGCTGCTATCGTTCATGTCGACCTACCACGCCGCCAGCACCCTGTTCGAATGGGGCAGCGCCGAGCAGCAGGCCAAGTACATCCCGCGCATCCTGGAGGGCGAGATCTGGTGTCAGGGCTTTTCCGAGCCCAACGCCGGTTCCGACCTGGCCGCGGTGCGCACCCGCGCCGAACGGCGCGGCGACGTCTATGTGGTCAACGGCCAGAAGGTCTGGTCGACCATGGGCCAGTTCGCCGACAAGTGCCTGCTGCTGGTGCGCACCCGCACGCAGGGCGCCAAGCAGGCCGGCCTGACCTATCTGCTGCTGGACCTGAAGGCCAAGGGCGTCACCGCCCGGCCGATCCACCAGATCCATGGCGACGAGGAGTTCGCCGAGCTGTTCCTCGACGATGTCGAGATCCCGGTCGCCGACCGCCTGGGCGACGAGGGCCAGGGCTGGGCCGTGGCGCAGTCCACCCTGTTGTCCGAGCGCGGCCTGACCCTGCTGGAGCTGAGCGCGCGCATGCGCGGTGCGCTGTGGCGGATCGCCGACCTGATCCGCGAGACCGGTCGCGAGGACGACGCCGGGATCCTGCGCGACTTCGGACGGCTGGCCACCCGGATCGACGCGGCCTGCGCCCTCGCCGACCAGTTCCTGGCCAACCGCATCGCCGGTCACGAGCGGGTCGGCGACGCCTCGCTGGTCAAGCTGACCTATTCGCGCACGCTGCGGGACTTCACGTCGCTGGGCCTGCGGTTGGCGGGCCTGGAGGCGCAGTATCACGAGCCCATCGTGTTCGGCGGCGGCATGGAGACCGGCAACTGGATGGCCGACTTCATGAACAGCTACGCCTGGACCATCGCCGGCGGCAGCGACGAGGTTCAGCGCAACATCATCTCCGAGCGCCTGCTGGGCATGCCCCGCGAGCCCAAGACCTGGACCCTGGCGGGAGACGCGGCATGAGCACCGATCGAGCCGAACTGCGGGACGCCACGCGCAAGGCCTTCGGCGCCGCCGGCCTGGCTCCCGCCCTCGACACAAGCTGGAACACCGTCACGGAAATGGGCGCGCTGATGATGGCCGTGCCCGAGGACCTGGGCGGCCTGGGCCTGGGCCGCGAGGCGGTCGGCGTCATCCACACCGAGCTGGGCCGTACGCTGGCGCCCGGCCCGGCCATCGCCCAGATGCTGGTCATCGAGGCCCTGTGCGCCGCCGACGGTCTGGCCGGGCGCCAGGACCTGCTGGACCGCGCCATTGCCGGCGAGATCATGACCGCCTCGCTGGCCCGCGCCGACGCCTGGGGCGCCCTGACCGCCGTGCCCGACGCCGATCGCGCGAGCCATGTTCTCGTGGTCGGGGAAGGCCGCGTGTCCCTGGTCCCTCTGGAAGGCGCCGCGATCACCGCCCGCGAGACCTGGGACAGGACCCGCCGACTATTCGACGTTCGTCCGACGGCCGACGGTCTGGTCTTGGCGCAGGGCGCGGCCGCCACGGCCCTGGCCGGGCGGCTGGAGGCGCAGATGCTGCTGGCCCTGGCCGGCGACTGCCTGGGCGGCGCCGACGCGATCCTGGAGCTGACGATCGAGTACCTGGGAACCCGTCGCCAGTTCGACCGGCCGCTGGCCCTGTTCCAAGCGCTGAAGCACCGCGTCGCCGACATGAAGACCTGGTTGTCGGCGGCCGAGGCGCTGTTCTGGAACCGCGCGACGGACGCCGCCGCCGGCGTGGCCGAGCTTGGCGCCCTGAAGGCCCACGCGGCGAGCGTCTATCGCGCCATCACCGAAGACGCGGTCCAGCTGCACGGCGGGATCGGCCTGACCATGGAGCACCACTGCCACCTGTTCCTGAAACGCGCGACGCTGAACGCCACGCTGGGCGGCGATGCGGACTACTGGGAAGAACAGGCGGGGCGGGCGGCGTTGCGGAAGGCGGCTAGCTAGAGCC
The window above is part of the Caulobacter soli genome. Proteins encoded here:
- a CDS encoding Rieske (2Fe-2S) protein, with protein sequence MTDPVFIAVAKTDEIAPETAREVEIGGRSILICHSDGRFFAIENLCSHAEEPLACGRLKRGWISCPAHGARFDLETGEPLNPPATEPLKTFHLRVVGDVIEVAL
- a CDS encoding EthD domain-containing protein; translation: MSATPKLLIFLKRRPGLSREAFRDYYEANHVPLCLKYMAGVDRYFRRYLEPAPGMPEMEADVVTEVWMKDQAALDYVLANAAKDRLPPDVLADEEKLFDRSKSRFCAVIECETDMAG
- a CDS encoding acyl-CoA dehydrogenase family protein, whose amino-acid sequence is MDLALTSDQTAILDAVDSLARPFAAAPLHDAGFALVSDRLDQELAEGGFLDVAFDPDLGAGSAALVVERLARLPFAVEAAASALIRPLFPDLPRPFCVVEAGKAKRPIRFLKAGATVLVVGQDKVSSFVATEDQVRAEETLFGYPMGTLLIDPSVVATTAHDVLPEAVTTRWRVAIAAEAAGLLGAALDSVTTYVTDRQQFGRPLATFQALRHRLAEAQVRANGVYWLAMKAAGTLDAGDAALAALHAQESARATVYDFHQFLGAMGITLEHPLHLWTYRLKALIGELGGRGGQALAAAEALWGED
- a CDS encoding acyl-CoA dehydrogenase family protein, yielding MTDALETLRHDVRAWLEANAPKDWRATCTSHEGFLATQRGWFAKLVEGGYAVPHWPAEWPGGGQGLAEQKVLYEELARADTPRLLLSFMSTYHAASTLFEWGSAEQQAKYIPRILEGEIWCQGFSEPNAGSDLAAVRTRAERRGDVYVVNGQKVWSTMGQFADKCLLLVRTRTQGAKQAGLTYLLLDLKAKGVTARPIHQIHGDEEFAELFLDDVEIPVADRLGDEGQGWAVAQSTLLSERGLTLLELSARMRGALWRIADLIRETGREDDAGILRDFGRLATRIDAACALADQFLANRIAGHERVGDASLVKLTYSRTLRDFTSLGLRLAGLEAQYHEPIVFGGGMETGNWMADFMNSYAWTIAGGSDEVQRNIISERLLGMPREPKTWTLAGDAA
- a CDS encoding acyl-CoA dehydrogenase family protein — translated: MSTDRAELRDATRKAFGAAGLAPALDTSWNTVTEMGALMMAVPEDLGGLGLGREAVGVIHTELGRTLAPGPAIAQMLVIEALCAADGLAGRQDLLDRAIAGEIMTASLARADAWGALTAVPDADRASHVLVVGEGRVSLVPLEGAAITARETWDRTRRLFDVRPTADGLVLAQGAAATALAGRLEAQMLLALAGDCLGGADAILELTIEYLGTRRQFDRPLALFQALKHRVADMKTWLSAAEALFWNRATDAAAGVAELGALKAHAASVYRAITEDAVQLHGGIGLTMEHHCHLFLKRATLNATLGGDADYWEEQAGRAALRKAAS
- a CDS encoding acyl-CoA dehydrogenase family protein, which translates into the protein MNFEWTAEEAAFRKRLQDFLAATLPDDWERFSQHGPASPALTEYARTFCGKLADEGLLTPHWPKDIGGGGLDPWHQAILAEEMWIAGEPRGGQYMNVNWVGPTLIRYGSPEQQAQYLPPITDGVALWCQGFSEPGAGSDLASLRTRAVLEGDSYRVSGQKIWTSYAGLADTCFLVCRTSDDRKKGISILLVPMDTPGITVRQIPSLIGEGDIHEVFFDDCVVPASARLGEEGQAWEIIAYSLTNERLGIPRYALARAALDRAVQVLKAQDEFAGEAVKIEAAHCAALCEAARMASYAIIDRRCRGEAIGAESSSARFATVMAERRVAEFVVEYLPEALADAHPYLKMHHQRGIVAGIAAGAAEIQLNIIATDVLKLPREPR